The following proteins are co-located in the Mesorhizobium sp. M1E.F.Ca.ET.045.02.1.1 genome:
- a CDS encoding SlyX family protein: MTKPDDRLTTLEIRAAEQEKTIEELSGQIAEQWKVIERMERKLAALADRFLALEEQAAPDVPVTKPPHY; encoded by the coding sequence ATGACCAAACCTGACGACCGGCTGACGACGCTGGAAATCCGTGCCGCCGAGCAGGAAAAGACGATCGAGGAACTGTCCGGCCAGATAGCCGAGCAGTGGAAGGTGATCGAACGCATGGAACGCAAGCTCGCCGCCCTTGCCGATCGGTTCCTGGCCCTGGAGGAGCAGGCCGCTCCCGACGTGCCGGTGACCAAGCCGCCGCACTATTGA
- the cdd gene encoding cytidine deaminase, whose product MSHDLFEAAKAAMAKAYAPYSKFPVGAALRTEDGRIFAGANIEVASYPEGWCAETTALGHYIMGGGGKITEIAVIAERMARCTPCGGCRQRLAEFCRPETKLYLCDNTGVVETVTMGDMLPYGFRGDILK is encoded by the coding sequence ATGTCGCATGATCTGTTCGAGGCGGCGAAGGCCGCGATGGCGAAGGCCTATGCGCCCTATTCCAAGTTTCCGGTGGGCGCGGCGCTGCGCACCGAGGACGGGCGCATCTTTGCCGGCGCCAACATCGAGGTGGCGTCCTATCCCGAAGGCTGGTGCGCCGAGACCACGGCGCTCGGCCACTACATCATGGGTGGCGGCGGCAAGATCACCGAGATCGCGGTGATTGCCGAGCGCATGGCCAGATGCACGCCCTGCGGCGGCTGCCGGCAGCGGCTGGCGGAGTTCTGCCGGCCGGAGACCAAGCTCTATCTCTGCGACAATACCGGCGTGGTCGAAACAGTCACCATGGGCGATATGCTGCCTTACGGCTTCAGGGGCGACATTTTGAAATGA
- a CDS encoding ABC transporter permease has product MSTPYAKLPAWADYGLIPLINLSVAFIVAGFVVMLVGENPFRAAVILVEGAFGKGTGIAFTLFYATTFIFTGLSVAVAAHCSLFNIGTEGQAYIGGLGIALVCLSFDSVLPWWVIFPIAIVAAAVFGALWGFIPAYLQAKRGSHIVITTIMFNFIAASVMVYLLVGPLKPAGSQAPQTRNFLAGAELPKLNWIIELFGAKIRSAPLNICFLLALVMAFLVWLLIWRTKLGYEMRTYGHSPKAARYAGISETRIILTAMMISGALAGMMALNPVMGDQHNVAIDFVSGAGYVGIAVALMGRLHPVGIVLAAILFGMLYQGGAELAFEMPAISRDMIVIIQGLVILFAGALEHMFRPYIQTLFASFSPKAVGIEAVKGKGA; this is encoded by the coding sequence ATGAGCACGCCCTACGCCAAGCTGCCGGCCTGGGCCGACTATGGGCTGATCCCGCTGATCAATCTCTCGGTGGCCTTCATCGTCGCCGGCTTCGTCGTCATGCTGGTCGGCGAAAATCCGTTCCGCGCCGCCGTCATCCTGGTCGAGGGCGCTTTCGGCAAGGGCACGGGCATCGCCTTCACCTTGTTCTACGCCACCACCTTCATCTTCACCGGGCTGTCGGTGGCGGTGGCGGCGCATTGCAGCCTGTTCAACATCGGCACCGAGGGCCAGGCCTATATCGGCGGCCTCGGCATCGCGCTCGTCTGCCTCAGCTTCGACAGCGTGCTGCCCTGGTGGGTGATCTTTCCGATAGCGATCGTCGCCGCGGCGGTGTTCGGCGCGCTCTGGGGCTTCATCCCCGCCTATCTGCAGGCCAAGCGCGGCTCGCACATCGTCATCACCACCATCATGTTCAACTTCATCGCCGCCTCGGTGATGGTCTATCTGCTGGTCGGTCCGCTGAAGCCGGCCGGATCGCAGGCGCCGCAGACACGCAATTTCCTCGCCGGCGCGGAATTGCCGAAGCTCAACTGGATCATCGAATTGTTCGGCGCCAAGATCCGCTCGGCGCCGCTCAACATCTGCTTCCTGCTGGCGCTGGTGATGGCGTTCCTGGTCTGGCTGCTGATCTGGCGCACCAAGCTCGGTTACGAGATGCGCACCTATGGCCATAGCCCGAAGGCTGCGCGCTATGCCGGTATTTCGGAAACCCGCATCATCCTCACCGCGATGATGATCTCGGGCGCGCTGGCCGGCATGATGGCGCTCAACCCGGTGATGGGCGACCAGCACAATGTCGCCATCGATTTCGTCTCGGGCGCCGGCTATGTCGGCATCGCCGTGGCGCTGATGGGCAGGCTGCATCCGGTCGGCATCGTGCTGGCGGCGATCCTGTTCGGCATGCTTTACCAGGGCGGTGCCGAACTTGCCTTCGAGATGCCGGCGATCAGCCGCGACATGATCGTCATCATCCAGGGCCTGGTCATCCTCTTTGCCGGGGCGCTGGAGCATATGTTCAGGCCGTATATCCAGACGCTGTTCGCCTCGTTCAGCCCGAAAGCTGTCGGCATCGAAGCGGTCAAGGGGAAGGGGGCCTGA
- a CDS encoding metallophosphoesterase family protein, with protein sequence MRIAILSDIHANREAFDAVLEAVQNLAPDQLVLLGDLVGYGPDPVYVVEEAADLARSGAFCIMGNHDEAAALGRNDMTENARVSIEWTRKQLGREHLDFLARLPLSLRSEDRLYVHASADRPEKWVYIREVDAAGRCLSSSDARFIFCGHTHIPAIYYALPGARPIHFSPRNNVAAPLSGLRRHLIVVGAVGQPRDGNPAACFALLDTERHEVTMVRVPYDHEATARKIEASGLPAWLGMRLKIGR encoded by the coding sequence ATGCGCATCGCGATCCTGTCTGACATCCATGCCAACCGCGAGGCGTTCGACGCAGTCCTGGAGGCCGTTCAGAATCTGGCGCCGGACCAGTTGGTCCTGCTTGGCGACCTGGTCGGCTATGGGCCCGATCCTGTCTACGTGGTCGAGGAGGCGGCCGATCTGGCAAGGAGCGGCGCCTTCTGCATCATGGGCAACCATGACGAGGCGGCGGCGCTTGGCCGGAACGACATGACCGAGAACGCGCGGGTCTCCATCGAGTGGACCCGCAAGCAGCTCGGCCGGGAGCATCTCGATTTCCTGGCGCGGCTGCCGCTTTCGCTGCGGTCCGAGGACCGGCTCTATGTCCACGCCAGCGCGGATCGGCCGGAAAAATGGGTCTATATACGCGAAGTCGACGCGGCGGGACGCTGCTTGTCCTCGAGCGATGCCCGCTTCATCTTCTGTGGCCACACCCACATTCCGGCCATCTACTACGCCTTGCCCGGCGCGCGGCCCATCCATTTTTCGCCGCGGAACAATGTGGCGGCGCCCTTGTCCGGACTGCGGCGGCATCTGATCGTCGTTGGCGCGGTCGGCCAGCCGCGCGACGGCAATCCGGCCGCCTGCTTTGCGCTTCTCGACACCGAACGGCATGAGGTGACAATGGTTCGCGTTCCTTACGATCATGAGGCGACCGCCCGCAAGATCGAGGCGTCCGGCCTGCCCGCGTGGCTTGGCATGCGCTTGAAAATTGGCCGCTAG
- a CDS encoding ABC transporter permease, which yields MDSFAAIVQVLDSTIRLSVPLLLACLAGLYSERAGIFDIGLEGKMLVGAFAGAAAASVFHSALIGLGMAILISVAFAMVHGFASITHRGNQIVSGVAINFVAAGSTIILGQAWFQQGGRTPALQPGERFEAIVWPGAEAVRDVPILGPIYAELISGHSILVYFAFAMVPFTWWVLFRTRFGLRMRAVGENPAAVDTAGISVAWLRYRALICTGVLTGVAGAYLSMVQNGGFVKDMTAGKGYIALAALIFAKWKPVNAMFACLLFGFLDALSIRLQGTALPVIGKVPVQFMQALPYVLTVILLAGFIGKAIPPRAGGVPYVKER from the coding sequence ATGGACAGTTTCGCCGCCATCGTCCAGGTGCTGGACTCGACCATCCGACTGTCGGTGCCGCTGCTGCTTGCCTGCCTCGCCGGCCTTTATTCCGAGCGCGCCGGCATCTTCGACATCGGCCTCGAAGGCAAGATGCTGGTCGGCGCCTTCGCCGGCGCAGCCGCGGCCTCGGTCTTCCATTCCGCCTTGATCGGCCTCGGCATGGCCATCCTGATCTCGGTCGCCTTCGCCATGGTGCACGGCTTCGCCTCGATCACGCATCGCGGCAACCAGATCGTCTCCGGCGTCGCCATCAATTTCGTTGCCGCCGGCTCGACCATCATCCTCGGCCAGGCCTGGTTCCAGCAGGGCGGACGCACGCCGGCGCTGCAGCCGGGCGAGCGGTTCGAGGCGATCGTTTGGCCCGGCGCCGAAGCCGTCCGTGACGTGCCGATCCTCGGGCCGATCTATGCCGAGCTGATCTCGGGTCATTCGATCCTGGTCTACTTCGCCTTCGCGATGGTGCCGTTCACCTGGTGGGTGCTGTTCCGCACCCGTTTCGGCCTCAGGATGCGCGCGGTCGGCGAGAACCCGGCCGCCGTCGACACCGCCGGCATCTCGGTCGCCTGGCTGCGCTACCGGGCGCTGATCTGCACCGGCGTGCTTACCGGCGTCGCCGGCGCCTATCTGTCGATGGTGCAGAATGGCGGCTTCGTGAAGGACATGACGGCGGGCAAGGGCTACATTGCGCTCGCCGCGCTGATCTTCGCCAAATGGAAGCCGGTCAACGCCATGTTCGCCTGCCTGCTGTTCGGCTTCCTCGACGCGCTGTCGATCCGCCTGCAAGGCACGGCGCTGCCGGTCATCGGCAAGGTACCGGTGCAGTTCATGCAGGCATTGCCCTATGTGCTCACCGTCATCCTGCTCGCCGGCTTCATCGGCAAGGCGATCCCGCCGCGCGCCGGCGGCGTGCCCTACGTCAAGGAACGCTGA
- a CDS encoding GNAT family N-acetyltransferase, producing MTERDVEAIAKLRLAAFFEGTGRTLEEDIAGLIALLGGDGLEAAFVARVGGAPIGSCLLVRNEIDPAHDVTPWLAGLVVDEAHRSQGVGAALLRAVEAHAASAGVDRLYLYTWEARLFYEALGWTAVDTFDQDGQPMRLMSREL from the coding sequence ATGACCGAGCGCGACGTCGAGGCCATAGCGAAACTACGCCTTGCGGCTTTCTTCGAGGGTACGGGCCGGACGCTCGAAGAAGATATTGCCGGGCTTATCGCATTGCTCGGTGGCGACGGGTTGGAGGCGGCCTTCGTCGCCCGCGTCGGCGGCGCGCCGATCGGAAGCTGCCTGCTCGTTCGCAATGAGATCGATCCGGCGCATGATGTGACACCATGGCTTGCCGGGCTTGTCGTTGACGAAGCGCATCGAAGCCAGGGCGTTGGCGCAGCGCTGCTAAGAGCCGTCGAGGCCCATGCTGCATCGGCGGGCGTGGACAGGCTTTATCTCTACACCTGGGAGGCCCGTCTTTTTTACGAAGCGCTCGGCTGGACTGCGGTCGATACTTTCGACCAGGACGGCCAGCCGATGCGTCTGATGTCGCGTGAACTATAG
- a CDS encoding epoxide hydrolase family protein, translating into MISPYIINIPDERLATIRAKVEAYDWSQLPDAGGWSAGVGVDDLKRLAGYWRDSYDWRAVERRLNALPNFTADVEGEHLHFVHVKGDGSKPPVLLLHGWPGSYLEFERLLQPLAADGHDVVVPSLPGFAFSNPITRPIGPRRAAALVHGLMIQLFGDARYFVQGGDWGHGIAAWAAHDRPDALLGIHINMMTVRAEDAAPTTDEEKSFAAKRAAIADWERAYFHEQETRPQTLGVAMADSPVGAAGWILEKFGKWADLPTTADGAPDIWSKFSEEELLTNIMLYIAPASFVTATWIYYGSRIEGSLMLPAGTRIQVPTGVAAFPDPVFLPPPRSFAEKTYNIVHWTDMPRGGHFAALEEPELMLADLRAFIATVSGARFGCFRDHGLTA; encoded by the coding sequence ATGATTTCACCCTACATAATAAACATTCCTGACGAACGGCTCGCCACGATCAGAGCCAAGGTCGAGGCTTATGACTGGAGCCAGCTGCCGGATGCGGGAGGCTGGTCGGCGGGGGTCGGGGTTGATGACCTCAAGCGACTCGCCGGTTATTGGCGGGACAGCTACGACTGGCGTGCGGTCGAACGGCGCCTTAACGCGCTGCCCAACTTCACGGCCGACGTGGAAGGCGAGCACCTCCACTTCGTTCATGTGAAGGGTGACGGCTCCAAGCCGCCCGTACTGCTTCTCCACGGCTGGCCGGGCTCGTATCTCGAGTTCGAGCGGCTGTTGCAGCCGCTCGCAGCGGACGGGCACGATGTTGTCGTCCCCTCACTTCCTGGCTTCGCGTTCTCCAACCCGATCACGCGCCCGATCGGCCCGCGGCGGGCTGCTGCGCTCGTGCATGGGCTGATGATACAACTGTTCGGCGACGCGCGGTATTTCGTTCAAGGGGGCGATTGGGGCCACGGCATCGCGGCCTGGGCAGCGCATGATCGACCGGACGCTCTGCTCGGCATCCATATTAACATGATGACCGTGCGTGCGGAGGATGCCGCTCCGACGACCGACGAGGAGAAGTCCTTCGCCGCCAAGCGGGCCGCGATTGCCGATTGGGAGAGGGCCTACTTTCACGAGCAGGAAACACGTCCGCAGACGCTTGGCGTCGCGATGGCCGACAGCCCGGTCGGAGCGGCGGGCTGGATACTCGAAAAGTTCGGCAAGTGGGCCGATCTTCCGACAACCGCCGATGGCGCCCCGGACATATGGAGCAAGTTTTCCGAGGAGGAACTCCTCACCAACATCATGCTCTACATCGCGCCGGCATCGTTCGTGACTGCAACCTGGATCTACTACGGCAGCCGGATTGAGGGGTCGCTGATGCTTCCGGCCGGCACCCGCATCCAGGTGCCGACCGGCGTTGCGGCCTTTCCTGATCCGGTGTTCTTGCCGCCGCCGCGCTCGTTCGCGGAGAAAACCTACAACATCGTGCATTGGACCGACATGCCGCGAGGCGGGCATTTCGCCGCGCTGGAAGAGCCGGAACTGATGCTGGCCGACCTGCGAGCCTTTATCGCGACGGTGTCGGGAGCGCGCTTTGGCTGCTTTCGGGACCATGGATTGACTGCCTAA
- a CDS encoding ABC transporter ATP-binding protein, which translates to MAQAAIELIGINKSFGAVRANRDINLEVVRGTIHGIVGENGAGKSTLMSILYGFYQADSGEIHVGGKPVSISTSNDAIALGIGMVHQHFMLVDNFTVLENVILGAENDALLKSSIAKARSELERLEREYGLEVDPDAVIEELPVGLQQRVEILKALYRGAEILILDEPTGVLTPAEADHLFRILKQLKEQGKTVVLITHKLREIMAITDTVSVMRQGTMVATRVTKETTVGELAELMVGRRVLLRVEKGQSEAGAIKLSVKNLTVKDSRGVTMVDDVSFDVRGGEIVGIAGVAGNGQSELLEAISGIRHAVSGEVMLEGKPVDLTGKADPGELRDRGLAHVPEDRHHVGLVLAFEENENSILGYHDDERYLKGPFLNVDAIMADAKDKIEKYDIRPGNPRLRTANFSGGNQQKIVLAREMEQDPGVLIVGQPTRGVDVGAIEFIHKRLIAMRDQGKAVLVVSVELDEIRSLSDRILVMFAGRIVGERGPEATEGELGLLMAGVEHQEAAE; encoded by the coding sequence ATGGCGCAAGCCGCAATCGAACTCATAGGCATCAACAAGAGTTTTGGCGCGGTGCGCGCCAACCGCGACATCAACCTGGAAGTCGTGCGCGGCACCATCCACGGCATCGTCGGCGAGAACGGCGCCGGCAAGTCGACGCTGATGTCGATCCTCTATGGCTTCTACCAGGCCGACAGCGGCGAAATCCACGTCGGCGGCAAGCCGGTGTCGATCAGCACCTCCAACGACGCCATCGCGCTCGGCATCGGCATGGTGCACCAGCATTTCATGCTGGTCGACAATTTCACGGTGCTGGAGAACGTCATCCTCGGCGCCGAGAATGACGCGCTCTTGAAGAGCAGCATCGCCAAGGCGCGCTCGGAGCTCGAGCGGCTCGAGCGCGAATACGGCCTCGAGGTCGATCCCGATGCCGTCATCGAGGAACTGCCGGTCGGTCTCCAGCAGCGCGTCGAAATCCTCAAGGCGCTCTATCGCGGCGCCGAGATCCTGATCCTCGACGAGCCGACCGGGGTTCTGACGCCGGCCGAGGCCGACCACCTTTTCCGCATCCTCAAGCAATTGAAGGAGCAGGGAAAAACGGTGGTGCTGATCACCCATAAGCTGCGTGAGATCATGGCCATCACCGACACGGTGTCGGTCATGCGCCAGGGAACCATGGTGGCCACCAGGGTGACGAAGGAAACCACGGTCGGCGAGCTGGCCGAGCTGATGGTCGGCCGGCGCGTGCTCTTGCGGGTCGAGAAGGGCCAGTCGGAGGCCGGCGCGATAAAGCTCTCGGTCAAGAACCTGACGGTCAAGGATTCGCGCGGCGTCACCATGGTCGACGACGTCTCCTTCGACGTGCGCGGCGGCGAGATCGTCGGCATCGCCGGCGTGGCCGGCAACGGCCAGTCGGAACTGCTCGAGGCGATCTCCGGTATCCGGCATGCCGTCTCGGGCGAGGTCATGCTCGAAGGCAAGCCGGTCGACCTCACCGGCAAGGCCGATCCCGGCGAATTGCGCGACCGCGGTCTCGCGCATGTGCCGGAGGATCGCCACCATGTCGGGCTGGTGCTCGCCTTCGAGGAGAACGAGAATTCGATCCTCGGCTATCACGACGACGAGCGTTATTTGAAGGGACCGTTTCTCAACGTCGATGCCATCATGGCCGACGCGAAGGACAAGATCGAGAAATACGACATCCGTCCTGGCAATCCGCGGCTGAGGACGGCCAATTTCTCGGGCGGCAACCAGCAGAAGATCGTGCTGGCGCGGGAGATGGAGCAAGACCCCGGCGTGCTGATCGTCGGCCAGCCGACGCGCGGCGTCGATGTCGGCGCCATCGAATTCATCCATAAGCGGCTGATCGCCATGCGCGACCAGGGCAAGGCGGTGCTGGTGGTGTCGGTCGAGCTCGACGAGATCCGCTCGCTGTCGGACCGCATCCTGGTGATGTTCGCCGGCCGCATCGTCGGCGAGCGCGGGCCGGAGGCGACCGAAGGCGAGCTTGGTCTCCTGATGGCCGGCGTCGAACACCAGGAGGCCGCCGAATGA
- a CDS encoding universal stress protein, with protein sequence MAFKTLLTVTGPDHADDDLRLATGLCEELNAHLSVLVLLMAAPPSGGEYAAVVSPAWLAEREAEMEMLKRRTSAVSKLLSESRVSADLATDYPEQSWADEVIGRRARYADLAIVGPEMLASHLLKEKVIAGGLFSSGKPILLVPQGARPTLKPKRVLVAWDAGLEATRAVRESLDMLSGADEVRVVMIDPVEDERHHGDEPGADLAAYLARHGVKVTVERLPSADHSIADVLRQHAVDTGAELIVMGAYGHSRLRERIFGGVTKSMIEDPGLPILMAR encoded by the coding sequence ATGGCATTCAAGACATTGCTCACGGTCACAGGACCGGATCACGCAGACGATGATCTGAGGCTCGCCACTGGTCTGTGCGAAGAACTCAACGCGCATCTCTCCGTGCTTGTCCTGCTCATGGCCGCGCCCCCTTCGGGCGGAGAATATGCAGCGGTCGTCTCGCCAGCCTGGCTCGCGGAGCGCGAAGCCGAAATGGAAATGCTGAAGAGACGCACCTCGGCCGTTTCCAAGTTGCTGTCGGAAAGCCGCGTATCGGCTGACCTCGCCACCGACTACCCAGAGCAGTCATGGGCGGATGAAGTCATCGGCCGGCGCGCCCGTTACGCCGATCTGGCCATTGTCGGGCCGGAAATGCTCGCAAGCCACCTGCTCAAGGAGAAGGTCATTGCAGGCGGACTTTTCTCGTCCGGAAAGCCCATCCTGCTGGTCCCCCAGGGCGCGCGCCCGACGTTGAAACCGAAACGCGTCCTTGTCGCGTGGGACGCCGGCCTGGAAGCCACGCGCGCCGTGCGGGAGTCGCTCGACATGCTGTCAGGCGCCGATGAGGTGCGCGTCGTCATGATCGACCCGGTCGAGGACGAACGGCACCATGGAGATGAACCCGGCGCGGACCTGGCCGCCTATCTCGCCCGCCATGGCGTGAAGGTTACGGTCGAGCGCCTGCCGAGTGCAGACCATTCGATCGCCGATGTCCTTCGCCAGCATGCGGTCGACACCGGCGCCGAACTCATTGTCATGGGAGCCTACGGTCATTCCAGGCTGCGCGAGCGCATCTTTGGAGGCGTGACCAAGTCGATGATCGAGGACCCGGGCCTACCGATCCTCATGGCTCGTTGA
- a CDS encoding cytochrome c → MRFWITAGFAALTLSASSAQQMSNGEQEYLNSCAVCHGVDGKGDGPLADALRKRPADLTTLTSRNGGEFPYWRVYATIDGRGMIPEHGEREMPVWGDQFLPDDVKRYGPYGGEAVTTERIHNLTGYVQTLQRQ, encoded by the coding sequence ATGAGATTCTGGATTACGGCGGGTTTCGCGGCGCTGACCCTGAGCGCCTCGTCCGCACAGCAGATGAGTAATGGAGAGCAGGAGTATCTGAACTCCTGCGCGGTCTGCCACGGTGTGGACGGCAAGGGCGACGGACCCTTGGCCGACGCGTTGCGGAAGCGTCCCGCGGATCTGACGACGCTGACGAGCCGCAATGGCGGGGAATTTCCATACTGGCGGGTCTACGCGACGATCGACGGCCGCGGCATGATACCGGAGCACGGCGAGCGCGAGATGCCGGTCTGGGGCGACCAGTTCCTGCCGGACGACGTGAAACGCTACGGTCCCTACGGTGGGGAGGCCGTCACCACGGAACGCATCCATAACCTGACCGGTTATGTCCAGACGCTCCAACGCCAGTAA
- a CDS encoding BMP family ABC transporter substrate-binding protein, whose protein sequence is MKRIVLGLLAATAMVLPAFAADVQPAILYDLGGKFDKSFNEAAFHGAEKFKAETGVAYVEFEVSNASQREQALRRFAEDGRNPIVMAGFAWEDALKKVAAEYTDLNFAIIDDAVDLPNVRSLVFKENEGSYLVGILAAMASKSKKVGFVGGMDIPLIRKFECGYVGGAKSAGATDVIQNMTGDTPAAWNDPAKGGEIAKTQIDQGADVVYAAAGGTGVGVLQAAADAGKLGIGVDSNQNGLQPGKVLTSMMKRVDVAVYNAFMDGKNGTFKGGVQNLGLKEGGVDYAMDDNNKALVTDEMKAAVEKAKADIIAGKVQVHDYTADNNCPY, encoded by the coding sequence ATGAAACGTATCGTTCTCGGCCTTCTGGCCGCAACTGCAATGGTTCTTCCGGCTTTCGCCGCGGATGTCCAGCCGGCCATCCTCTACGATCTCGGCGGAAAGTTCGACAAATCCTTCAACGAGGCCGCCTTTCACGGCGCCGAGAAGTTCAAGGCCGAAACCGGCGTCGCTTACGTCGAATTCGAGGTTTCCAACGCCTCGCAGCGCGAGCAGGCGCTGCGCCGCTTCGCCGAGGACGGCCGCAACCCGATCGTCATGGCCGGCTTCGCCTGGGAGGATGCGCTGAAGAAGGTCGCGGCCGAATATACCGACCTCAACTTCGCCATCATCGACGATGCCGTCGACCTGCCCAATGTCCGCTCGCTGGTATTCAAGGAAAATGAGGGCTCGTACCTCGTCGGCATCCTGGCGGCGATGGCGTCGAAGTCGAAGAAGGTCGGCTTCGTCGGCGGCATGGACATTCCGCTGATCCGCAAGTTCGAGTGCGGTTATGTCGGCGGCGCCAAGTCGGCCGGCGCCACCGACGTCATCCAGAACATGACCGGCGACACGCCGGCCGCCTGGAACGACCCGGCCAAGGGCGGCGAGATCGCCAAGACGCAGATCGACCAGGGCGCGGACGTCGTCTATGCCGCCGCGGGCGGCACCGGCGTCGGCGTGCTGCAGGCGGCCGCTGATGCCGGCAAGCTCGGCATCGGCGTCGATTCCAACCAGAACGGCCTGCAGCCCGGCAAGGTGCTGACCTCGATGATGAAGCGCGTCGACGTCGCCGTCTACAACGCCTTCATGGACGGCAAGAACGGCACCTTCAAGGGCGGCGTCCAGAATCTCGGCCTCAAGGAGGGCGGCGTGGACTACGCCATGGACGACAACAACAAGGCGCTGGTGACCGACGAGATGAAGGCGGCCGTTGAAAAGGCCAAGGCCGACATCATCGCCGGCAAGGTCCAGGTGCACGACTATACCGCGGACAACAATTGCCCGTATTGA
- a CDS encoding bifunctional serine/threonine-protein kinase/universal stress protein — protein MDRLEAGASIDGFELVERLQSGGMAALWRAKNSKFDFPLLLKIPFLDPGGDVSVILGFEAEELILKRLSGPHVPRYAASGGLAKVPYIAMEFVAGVGLAEAAGRTPLPPDEVARIGAEIAKALAALHRQKVVHLDLKPENIILAERGAVLLDFGLARHAELPDLLGEESSVPMGTAAYISPEQVLGERSDPASDLFALGCILYQLVTGEEPFGRPATLAGMKRRLYHAPKPPRDIDKAIPRWLEAVILRCMEVDRSKRYAEAAHVLSDLRNPDQVVVARPRAPSNARSWDGIRNLFRRTDEKALVGKPASSRVQAGPPIVLAAVDLANGSDALAAEVLHETARVLAAREDSWLACVTVLKTEIIGDTPAADESGQLTYLKRLVALKDWAHPLHLPEDRISYHVLEAVSPADAILHYAEHNDVGHIVVGARSSSALRRHLGSVSTKVVARALCSVSVVRLKAMEELRRQP, from the coding sequence ATGGACAGGTTGGAGGCAGGGGCAAGCATCGACGGTTTCGAACTCGTCGAAAGGCTTCAGTCCGGCGGCATGGCGGCGCTGTGGCGCGCGAAAAATTCGAAGTTCGATTTTCCGCTTCTGCTGAAGATCCCTTTTCTCGACCCAGGCGGGGACGTCTCCGTCATTCTTGGCTTCGAAGCCGAGGAACTGATCCTCAAACGCCTGTCGGGTCCGCATGTGCCGCGCTACGCCGCATCCGGCGGCCTGGCAAAGGTCCCCTATATCGCAATGGAGTTCGTTGCCGGGGTCGGCCTGGCGGAAGCGGCCGGCCGCACGCCGTTGCCGCCGGACGAGGTGGCAAGGATCGGCGCCGAAATCGCGAAGGCGCTCGCCGCCTTGCACCGCCAGAAGGTCGTTCATCTCGATCTCAAGCCCGAGAACATCATCCTGGCCGAGCGCGGCGCCGTGCTTCTGGACTTCGGCCTCGCCCGCCACGCCGAGCTTCCGGACCTTCTCGGCGAGGAGAGTTCCGTGCCGATGGGCACCGCAGCCTATATTTCGCCGGAACAGGTTCTGGGCGAGAGGTCCGATCCCGCAAGCGACCTGTTTGCGCTGGGCTGCATCCTCTATCAGCTCGTCACCGGCGAGGAGCCGTTCGGACGTCCGGCCACGCTCGCCGGAATGAAGCGCAGGCTCTATCATGCGCCCAAGCCGCCGCGAGATATCGACAAGGCCATTCCGAGGTGGTTGGAAGCCGTCATCCTGCGATGCATGGAAGTCGACAGGTCCAAGCGCTATGCCGAGGCGGCGCATGTGCTTTCAGACCTCAGAAACCCCGACCAGGTCGTGGTTGCCAGGCCGCGCGCGCCATCGAACGCAAGAAGCTGGGACGGCATCAGGAATCTCTTCCGCAGAACAGATGAGAAGGCGCTGGTGGGGAAGCCGGCTAGCTCGAGGGTACAGGCCGGACCGCCGATCGTTCTGGCCGCGGTCGACCTCGCCAACGGAAGCGATGCGCTGGCTGCCGAGGTTCTCCACGAAACCGCGCGCGTGCTTGCCGCGCGGGAGGATTCCTGGCTGGCCTGTGTGACGGTGCTGAAGACCGAGATCATCGGCGACACGCCGGCCGCCGATGAATCAGGACAACTGACCTACCTGAAGCGGCTGGTGGCGCTCAAAGACTGGGCGCATCCTCTGCATCTGCCGGAGGACCGCATAAGCTATCATGTGCTCGAGGCCGTCAGCCCGGCCGACGCCATCCTCCACTACGCCGAGCACAATGACGTTGGGCATATCGTTGTCGGCGCCCGCTCGTCTTCGGCGCTTCGCCGGCATCTCGGCAGTGTCTCGACCAAAGTCGTGGCGCGCGCCCTTTGCTCGGTATCGGTCGTCCGGTTGAAGGCGATGGAGGAGCTAAGGCGACAGCCGTGA